ACCGCCGAAGAAAATCAGCTTGGGAACGCTTTGTGGTACTTCATAAAAATGGTCAGGAACAGTAACTACCATGAGAAAAAGGGTCCGTGTGTGTCATGTTGTCTGTGCGTTTTGTGTTATGGGGGACAGTCCTTGTCAGGAACGGCGGCGGCTGATGCGCGCACCGTCAGCCAGCGCAGTGTAGTCTCAAGTGTGATAATGTCCAACCTGGAGGTGGAAAGATGAACACAGTGATTACCATTCCTTTGGATGCAGATACAGCGAGACTTTACCATCAGACTTCTGCTGACATGCAAAGAAAGCTTCAGTTATTACTTACCCTGTGGCTGCGCGACCTCATCGTATCACCGCGTCCCCTTCAGGTTGTCATTGATGAAATCAGCCAAAAGGCACAGGAGCGCGGTTTGACTTCCGAGGTTCTGGAATCCCTGCTCAATGGCGAATGAACCACGCTTTGTCTTTGATACCAATGTTGTTATCAGCGCGCTCCTGATGAGACAGTCCATCGCTCGTCAAGCTTTTGACAGGGCAACACAAACCGGCAAATTGCTTGTTTCACATGTGACCGTTGGAGAATTGAATGATGTCTTACAGCGCAAAGGGTTTGAAAGGTACATAACTGGGGAAGAACGGATGGAATTCCTGAGTGCTTTTGTCAGGGATGGCATTTTGGTGGAAATCGTAGAGCGTGTGGTGGCGTGTCGTGACCCCAAAGACGAAAAGTTCCTTGAACTGGCTGTAAATGGCAAGGCAGCCTGTATGGTAAGTGGTGACAAAGACCTGCTCGTTTTGCACCCGTTTCGCGGGACAGCGATTGTGACACCTCGGCAATTTGTGGAATTCCCGCTCTAAAGCACTGGCTAACCAGCCCTGGAGCCGATGCTGCCTGCGGCAGCGCGAAAAGGATGCCTCCGTAATAAGCGACTGTCCCCAGAAACCCCAACACCACCTGGAGTATAAACTTGGAGTATAAAAAGGGCGCTCTTGCCCACGATGTCAGCAGATTTGTCAAGTGGACTCAGTTGGTATGGTGGCTGTTGTCCGTGAGGCGGCAGAGGGGAATGAGAGAGGACATGGCAGCTCAGGAACGGGCAAACAGTTTTGAAATGAGTTCCATGACCTCGGCATAGCCACATGGCTTGCCTGATGACTGCTCAATGGCCTTGAGTTTCCGCGCCATCTGCAGGGTTGGGGCTTCCAGTTCCCCGAAAGCAATCTGAAGCGCCGTGTGCCGGGCGGCTTTGTCCTCCGGCGGAAGCTGGTTGACCCGGTCGTTGAGGTAGTTCACAAACAGACTCAGCATGGCTGCGGCCGTTTCTGCCATCGTCTGCATAGCCTGCTGCTGCTGCTTGAGCAATTCGGCCAACTGCCGCGTCCGGCGGCGGTAAATGTCGGCCTCAGCCGCGATTTCGGGCGCCGCATAGGCGTTCTGGTCAAAGTTGACCGGCGGCAACTCCTGGGTGATGCGCCGGTACTTGCCGGAGACATACTCCTTGAGGATGGCGTCCGATTCCGTCACGCCACGAATCTGAAGCTGCTCCTGCAACTCATGCCGGTAGCCAAAGACGCTGCGCAGGTAATCCTGAAGATCAGGGCGCTCCATGGCCCCCAGCTCCAGCAGCAGAAGGCGCAGAAAGTCTTTGTCCTCTACCAGCCGCGCCAGCCGTTCAAGACGCTGGCGGTACTCGCCGACCAGAAAGCGCGTGAGTTTTTCTCCAAGTTCGGGCTGGAAATGGGCCACCCGCTGACTCTGCTCAAACGCCAACAGCAGCTCCATGTCGTTGATGAGCGAGAGCAGCAGTTCACCAGCGATGGCGTCTTGGTCTGGATGAAAAGACTCAGGAACTCCCATAAACGTCGCGCAAGCAGCAGCCTTTTGAGATTTGGCACCGGGCTCGAGGGGATTGGTGACTACTTGGACTTGATGACCGTCCAATAGTAATCGTATCGCGGTAAAATTGCACCGACATCTTCAATGACGGCACAGCGCCGCAGCCACGTCTCCGGCGGAAACACATAGGGGTTGTTGGCCCAATCCGGCGGAAGGAAGTCCCGGACGGCGCGGTTGGGTGTTCCGTAACCTGTGACCTGCACGATTTCAGCCGAGGCCTGTGGTTCGAGGACGTAGTCAATGAACTGTTCTGCCAGCTCCGGGTGGGCCGCATTGACCGGAATGGCCAGGCAGTCCACGGCCCGCGTCCCGCCTTCCTGCGGCACAACAAAGGCAATGTTGGGATTCTGGCGCGCAGCTTTGGCAATCTGACCGTTGAACCCGTGGACCAGCCAGGCTTCGCCATTGAGCAAAAGCTGCTCAAACGTCGCGCTGTCGTAGGTTTTGACCAGCGGCTTCTGCGCTGCCAAGTCACTAGCCGCGCGCGCAATTTCCTGCTCATCCTGGCTGTTGGGCGAAGCGCCGCGCCGGCGCAGGGCCGCCGCAAAGCACTCCCGCTGATCATCCAGCATGGCAATACGCCCCCGGTAGCGGGCATCCCATAGTGCGTCCCAATGCTCCACTGGCTCTGGCACTTTGTCGCGCCGGTAGCCAATGCCGGTGACGACAAAGGTGTAAGGCACGGTGTAGCGGTTGTCGGGATCGTAGGGCGCATGCAGGAAAGCCGGATCGAGGTGGTGCCAGTTCGTCAACCGGGACCGGTCAATCGGACGCAGCAAGCCCTGCCGGATGAGCACGCCCGCCATGTAATCGCTCGGAACGATGAGATCGTAGCGGGCCACCCCGGTCTGAAGCTTGGCCAGCAAAGCCTCGTTCGAGTCGTAGGTTTCAACCGCGACCCGGCAGCGATACCGCGTCTCAAAGTCGCGGAGCAGCTTTTCCGAGGTGTAGTTCGACCAGATGTAGATATGCAGGGTCGTGGCGGCCGCCCCGTGCGGCGTCGGACCGACGGCCACGACGAGCAGTCCCAGGCAGGTCGTGCCCAGGCTGACGCGGCCCCACCGTGGCAGGCGCTGAAGCCGCTGCACGAGCTGCGCCGTCCCCACCACCCCCACCGTCAGGATGAGCAGCAGGCTGGCAGCGGCGTTGATTTCCGGCGATACCCCCGTTTTCATTTTCGAGTAGAGCAGCACCGGCAGCGTGGTGACGCCATCCCCAGCGACGAAACTCGTCACGATGCAGTCATCGAGCGACAGGGCAAAGCACAGCAGGCCGCCGCCGACCAGCGCCGGCAGCAACCAGGGCAACGTCACATGCCAGAAGACCGCCGCCGGCGTCGCCCCCAGGTCGAGCGCCGCATCGCGCCACCGTTCGTCAAAACCAGCCAGCCGCGCCCGGACGATGAACACGACATACGGCGTACAGAAGGCCACGTGGACGATGAGCACCGACCAGAAGCCCAGCGGCCGCCCAAGTTGCGCCAGCAGCGCCACCGAAGCAAAGCCAACCACGACTTCCGGGGCGACAACCGGCAGGTACAAGAGCCACTCGATCCAGGTCTGACCCCGGAACCGGTGCCGGCCCAGCGCCAGAGCCGCTGCCGTTCCCAACACCAGGGCAATCAACGTGGCAGAGAGCGCCACGCGCAGACTCGTCTGGATGGCCGCCAGAAAGGCCGGGCTGCGCAGTACCTTCACGTACCACGCGCCGACAAAGCCGGCCTCGAAGTTCGCCGCCGGCGCCGCCGTGAGGGAAAGACAGAGAAGCACCAGCAGCGGCACATAAAGATACAGATAGACCGCCCCCGCCACACCTTTCAGGCCCGTGGCTCCCCAGCCGGGGCGTGGTGCGTGATGCCGATTCATCCACAACGCGCGCCGGGGCCGGAAAGACATGGCTTGCCAGGGACTTCGGACGCTACTCGTCAGGCCGCTCCGGGACCGGCTGACGGATGACGGCGGTGGTGGACTGATTCTCGATGACGCCAATCTTTTCCAGCAGCTTGCGTTTCACCATGGCGTCGTAGATTTTCCACTTCGAGCGCATGAAGTCTTCGTCGTATGTCCCCGACAGAAAACCGATGGGAATCTCAAAGCCACCGGCCTCGTGCTTGCCGCCGCCGTAGTAGTTCCCGTTGGCGTCACGACCGAGCGCCGACTTCAGGAACTGATCCGGGTTGAGGGTGACTTTCGAGGTGCGCAGGCTTCCGATGATGACTTCGCGCTCGCCTTCCTTGGTGATGATGCCATAGACCACGGCCGTGTGGATGTTCTCCTCGGTCAGCAGGAAATCAGCCGCCTGCGGGATGGCATCCCGGTCCTCATACCGGACGTAGCCCACCCCGGCAATGCTGTAGTTGTCGCGGACGATCCGCTTCTCCAGCGCCAGGTTGATGATGTCAATCGCCCGCTTCGACCGCTTGACGTTCAGAATTTCACTCAGCAGGGTCGCATCCACGAACTGCGACAGGTAGCCGGCCGCCTGAAAATCACTTTCCCGCGCCCGAATCATCCCGTTGGTTTCCGTGCGGATGGCATGCATCAACGCCGTGGCGAGCCGTACGTGCTGGGGATTGTTCTTTTCGAGCGGGAAGGCATCCCGCAGATATTCGGCATAGATCGTCGCCGTGGCGCCAACCTTGCGGATGTCGGTGAAGACGGCGTCAATGAGTCCCTGCCGCTCGTGGTGGTCCACAATCACTAGGGGCTTGACGCCGGCTTCGCGGAGCTTGCTGGTGAGGGTCGTGGTCGTGCCCTGGTTGTCAATGAAAATGCTGGCGCGATACTGCTTCAGGTCAATCGTCGGGTCGTAGTGCAGCAGTTCGATTTGCAAAAGCTGGACGAGCGCCAGGTTTTCCTGATGGCTGATAAAGCCGTCATAGACGATGTCCACCGTAATCCCGAAGGTGGCGGCAATCATCTGGTGGGCAAGCGCCGAAGCAATGGCGTCCGGGTCGGGAAAGTTCTGAATGGCGACGATGTGGCGCTCACCGCGACAGGCGTCCAGCGTGGCGATCAGCTCCAGCACCGGACGCCGTTCATGATACCCACTCGTGCCATTGACAGATTCCTTCCCCTCGCGGCGGGGCAGTTCAACTTCCATCACTGATGCCGGAACGAGACTCAGGGAAGCCGGTTCCGCTTCCACCTTCTCGGCCGCAGCCGTTTTTTCGCGTCCTGCCGCAGCACTTTTCTCGCGTGACATATTCAATGAACCTTTCCAAGTCCTGCCGAGTCATTTCTTTTTGCAGACCCGCGGCTCAAGTATAGCGCAATCCGGCCCGGCTGGGGCACCTGGGCGCACCAACCCGGCGGACGCCAGACATTCATGCCGGTTGTGACGAGGCCGTGGAGACCGCGCCAGGCTCCATGACGCCCTGCAGGGTCTCCGCGATGAGGTTGTCCACAACGGCATGCAGATCGCCGTTGGTTTCCTGAAAAATCCGCAGTTGGCGGTCGGCGCTCGTTCCCTCCCTGAGAATCGTGTGGACGTATTCCAGCTCCGACCGGCTTCCGAGCTCGTCCACCACGTCATCCACGAACTCAAGCAGCTCCAGAATGAGGGACCGCACCGGCACTTCCGCCTGCTTGCCCAAATCCAGCAGCTTCCCATCCAGCCCGTAGCGTACGGCGCGCCATTTGTTTTCCTCGATGAGCATGCGGCGGTAGAGCCGGAAGCCCATGTTCTGGCGCAGCAACTTGTAGAGCTTGGCCACCACGGCCTGAAAGAGCGCCGCAATGGCAATGACCTCATCCACCTTGGCCGGCAGGTCGCAAATCCGGAATTCGAGCGTGGGGAAAACGGGATGGGGACGCAGGTCCCACCAGATTTTCTTGCCGTTGTCAATGCAACCCGTCTTGATGAGCAGCTTGACGTAGTTATCGAACTCGCTGGACGAGCCGAAGTAATCTGGAATGCCAGTGCGTGGAAACTGCTTGAAGACTTCGGAGCGATAGGACTTCAGCCCGGTGTTGCGTCCGATCCAGAAAGGCGAACTCGTGGTCAGCGCCAGAATGTGCGGCAGAAAGTAACGCGCCGCATTCATAATGTGGATGGCGT
This window of the Chloracidobacterium sp. N genome carries:
- a CDS encoding putative toxin-antitoxin system toxin component, PIN family — its product is MANEPRFVFDTNVVISALLMRQSIARQAFDRATQTGKLLVSHVTVGELNDVLQRKGFERYITGEERMEFLSAFVRDGILVEIVERVVACRDPKDEKFLELAVNGKAACMVSGDKDLLVLHPFRGTAIVTPRQFVEFPL
- a CDS encoding extracellular solute-binding protein, with translation MSFRPRRALWMNRHHAPRPGWGATGLKGVAGAVYLYLYVPLLVLLCLSLTAAPAANFEAGFVGAWYVKVLRSPAFLAAIQTSLRVALSATLIALVLGTAAALALGRHRFRGQTWIEWLLYLPVVAPEVVVGFASVALLAQLGRPLGFWSVLIVHVAFCTPYVVFIVRARLAGFDERWRDAALDLGATPAAVFWHVTLPWLLPALVGGGLLCFALSLDDCIVTSFVAGDGVTTLPVLLYSKMKTGVSPEINAAASLLLILTVGVVGTAQLVQRLQRLPRWGRVSLGTTCLGLLVVAVGPTPHGAAATTLHIYIWSNYTSEKLLRDFETRYRCRVAVETYDSNEALLAKLQTGVARYDLIVPSDYMAGVLIRQGLLRPIDRSRLTNWHHLDPAFLHAPYDPDNRYTVPYTFVVTGIGYRRDKVPEPVEHWDALWDARYRGRIAMLDDQRECFAAALRRRGASPNSQDEQEIARAASDLAAQKPLVKTYDSATFEQLLLNGEAWLVHGFNGQIAKAARQNPNIAFVVPQEGGTRAVDCLAIPVNAAHPELAEQFIDYVLEPQASAEIVQVTGYGTPNRAVRDFLPPDWANNPYVFPPETWLRRCAVIEDVGAILPRYDYYWTVIKSK
- a CDS encoding bifunctional oligoribonuclease/PAP phosphatase NrnA: MSREKSAAAGREKTAAAEKVEAEPASLSLVPASVMEVELPRREGKESVNGTSGYHERRPVLELIATLDACRGERHIVAIQNFPDPDAIASALAHQMIAATFGITVDIVYDGFISHQENLALVQLLQIELLHYDPTIDLKQYRASIFIDNQGTTTTLTSKLREAGVKPLVIVDHHERQGLIDAVFTDIRKVGATATIYAEYLRDAFPLEKNNPQHVRLATALMHAIRTETNGMIRARESDFQAAGYLSQFVDATLLSEILNVKRSKRAIDIINLALEKRIVRDNYSIAGVGYVRYEDRDAIPQAADFLLTEENIHTAVVYGIITKEGEREVIIGSLRTSKVTLNPDQFLKSALGRDANGNYYGGGKHEAGGFEIPIGFLSGTYDEDFMRSKWKIYDAMVKRKLLEKIGVIENQSTTAVIRQPVPERPDE
- a CDS encoding carboxylate-amine ligase yields the protein MAQEFTLGIEEEFQIVDPDTRELRSRVAEILDEGMMLLGEQLKPEMHQSMVEVGTGICHNIQEARADVVRLRRTVATLAHKKNLRIVAASTHPFSHWKDQEITPNERYFQLIEEMQQLARALSIYGLHVHVGIENRDDAIHIMNAARYFLPHILALTTSSPFWIGRNTGLKSYRSEVFKQFPRTGIPDYFGSSSEFDNYVKLLIKTGCIDNGKKIWWDLRPHPVFPTLEFRICDLPAKVDEVIAIAALFQAVVAKLYKLLRQNMGFRLYRRMLIEENKWRAVRYGLDGKLLDLGKQAEVPVRSLILELLEFVDDVVDELGSRSELEYVHTILREGTSADRQLRIFQETNGDLHAVVDNLIAETLQGVMEPGAVSTASSQPA